In a single window of the Palaemon carinicauda isolate YSFRI2023 chromosome 10, ASM3689809v2, whole genome shotgun sequence genome:
- the LOC137647832 gene encoding uncharacterized protein — protein MRPTENTTLNVAGKLQPTVPSLADLPRFKASKDANSNHSLSKLIDLAVKSGKEAGRAIAYTYKITSDGNFILFPKNVDTVETFRNYRHFTELDPSQRRRKIYVYGYPLYPDLNFINEHPAISEAVRKQYKKNKQKFDTTTVVCTFTGPSTPQFLDLNHWGKYRVADYILPPTRCFHCQRFGHHKSQCQHETRCGVFSEKHETEVCITKHENNQPTIAKCPNCSADHHAWNKRCPAFINELNRRDTPAPSRTQINPSRPSFCLHPSQSYHPPQLRH, from the coding sequence ATGAGGCCCACGGAGAACACGACATTGAATGTCGCAGGTAAACTACAACCAACAGTTCCTTCCCTAGCAGATCTTCCAAGATTCAAAGCCTCTAAGGATGCTAACTCAAACCACTCCCTTAGTAAATTGATAGACTTAGCAGTAAAATCAGGTAAAGAAGCAGGTCGGGCCATAGCTTACACTTACAAAATAACTAGCGATGGGAACTTCATCCTCTTTCCCAAGAATGTTGACACAGTCGAAACCTTTAGGAACTATCGCCACTTTACAGAACTCGACCCCTCCCAAAGAAGGCGAAAAATTTATGTGTATGGATACCCCCTCTATCCTGACTTAAATTTCATCAACGAACACCCGGCCATTtcagaagctgttcgcaaacagtaCAAAAAGAACAAGCAGAAGTTTGATACCACCACAGTAGTATGCACCTTCACAGGCCCCTCCACTCCCCAATTTCTCGATCTAAATCATTGGGGCAAATACAGAGTTGCAGACTATATCCTGCCGCCCACAAGATGTTTTCATTGCCAGCGTTTTGGGCACCACAAGAGTCAGTGCCAACACGAGACTAGATGTGGGGTATTCTCGGAGAAACACGAAACTGAAGTCTGTATCACTAAACACGAAAACAATCAGCCAACTATagccaagtgccccaactgctcaGCCGACCATCACGCCTGGAACAAACGCTGCCCAGCTTTCATCAATGAGCTAAATCGAAGGGACACCCCAGCACCTTCACGAACTCAAATCAATCCTTCTCGGCCCTCCTTCTGCCTTCACCCATCCCAATCCTACCATCCTCCACAGTTACGTCACTAA